Proteins encoded in a region of the Cardiocondyla obscurior isolate alpha-2009 linkage group LG18, Cobs3.1, whole genome shotgun sequence genome:
- the LOC139109619 gene encoding uncharacterized protein codes for MTMEDRTGGIDRATPATSTPATTALTSACPASISDVTPDASYPLQRASKRSFDVAFLVAPDENLARRQNEKLRLVTGRKERPRDDISVDSVLDADRLPQNLTIKHYDNDSGGSDRRRLLHCTENSLSPPYVSPRTLTPTLPGLSPDSDGRRYAPAGGRHQKSPSPPTFVSHHQSMLTVCPESTDSSILACTKVYESGISCASDHHGESRSAFTKVNLSGQRNGFNDDSQASPRSSISPDDRASYQSSVSPPVVSLPSAASYKYAPFPTKMPYPFLAMGAETGQTGLLENLKIPQIAQPPKVPSPKVPAFRPDLPPVYPNLSYNPISVFPPMADALARPRFLATAAGVAGLLPPSFAALTLPAQNVCAKCNLSFRMTSDLVYHMRSHHKNENTTEAARRRREEKLRCPVCDESFRERHHLTRHMTAHQDKESDGIADQVEIKRRTTTVHSK; via the coding sequence ATGACAATGGAAGATCGCACGGGTGGCATCGACCGTGCCACCCCCGCGACATCGACGCCGGCCACGACGGCATTGACGTCGGCGTGTCCCGCGTCTATCAGCGACGTCACGCCTGACGCTTCTTACCCTCTTCAACGAGCGAGCAAGCGCTCCTTCGacgtcgcttttctcgtggcGCCCGATGAGAACCTGGCTCGCCGTCAGAACGAAAAATTGCGATTGGTAACCGGTCGAAAGGAACGTCCGAGAGACGACATCTCAGTCGATAGTGTCTTGGACGCCGACAGGCTGCCGCAAAATCTCACGATCAAACACTACGATAACGATTCCGGCGGCTCAGATAGAAGAAGATTGTTGCACTGCACGGAAAACTCGCTAAGTCCACCGTACGTATCGCCTAGAACTTTGACGCCGACCTTACCCGGACTATCCCCAGATTCTGACGGGAGAAGATACGCGCCAGCCGGTGGCCGGCATCAGAAATCACCGAGCCCGCCTACTTTCGTCAGCCATCATCAATCTATGCTGACCGTTTGTCCGGAATCTACGGATTCGTCGATCCTGGCCTGCACGAAGGTTTACGAGAGCGGTATCTCGTGCGCGAGCGATCACCACGGTGAATCCCGCAGTGCTTTCACGAAGGTAAACTTGTCCGGGCAACGGAACGGTTTCAACGACGACAGCCAAGCGTCACCGAGGTCGTCGATATCGCCGGATGATCGCGCGAGTTATCAGAGCAGCGTTAGCCCGCCAGTGGTATCCCTGCCGAGTGCGGCGAGCTACAAATACGCGCCCTTTCCCACCAAAATGCCGTATCCCTTTTTGGCCATGGGAGCGGAGACCGGCCAGACGGGATTGCTGGAGAACCTGAAGATCCCGCAAATCGCTCAGCCGCCCAAGGTGCCAAGTCCGAAAGTGCCCGCTTTCCGGCCGGATCTACCCCCGGTTTATCCCAATCTTTCCTACAATCCTATCTCCGTATTCCCGCCGATGGCAGACGCTCTTGCGAGACCGAGATTCCTAGCCACGGCGGCCGGAGTGGCGGGCCTTTTGCCGCCGTCGTTCGCCGCGCTGACTTTACCGGCGCAGAACGTCTGCGCCAAGTGCAACCTGTCGTTCCGTATGACTTCCGATTTGGTTTATCACATGCGCTCTCATCACAAGAACGAGAATACCACTGAGGCGGCaagaagaaggagagaggAGAAGCTTAGGTGCCCGGTTTGCGACGAGAGCTTCCGCGAGAGGCATCATCTCACTAGACATATGACCGCTCATCAAGATAAGGAGAGCGACGGCATTGCCGATCAAGTCGAAATCAAGAGGAGGACTACTACCGTTCACAGTAAGTGA